From Streptomyces yatensis, one genomic window encodes:
- a CDS encoding zinc-dependent metalloprotease: MTSIGGVEMVDWNLAVATATRLVRPGPEVSRDEARAVVAELRRHAKSSEEHVRAFTRMAVSGGPASDTPVLVVDRAGWIKANVAGFRQILKPLLGKMQDRRGGLPGGAVLGAVGGKVTGVELGMLLSFLASRVLGQYETFAPATRELPGSPGGGRLLLVAPNIVHVERELDVAPHDFRLWVSLHEETHRTQFTAVPWLRDHIESEIQAFLGETDVDPATLLERVREAFQSLSGGGRPGDERDEPDGGGAPSIIELVQTPAQREILARLTAAMSLLEGHADYVMDGVGPEVVPSVAEIREKFQKRRASGAGRLDQALRKLLGLDAKLRQYRDGERFVRAVVNEVGMEGFNRVWTSPNTLPTKAEISKPAEWVARVHRKAES, translated from the coding sequence ATGACGAGCATCGGTGGTGTGGAGATGGTCGACTGGAACCTCGCGGTCGCGACCGCGACCCGGCTGGTGCGCCCCGGGCCCGAGGTGAGTCGCGACGAGGCGCGTGCCGTCGTCGCGGAGCTGCGGCGGCACGCCAAGTCCTCGGAGGAGCACGTCCGCGCGTTCACCCGGATGGCCGTCTCCGGCGGCCCGGCCTCGGACACCCCCGTGCTCGTCGTCGACCGCGCGGGCTGGATCAAGGCCAATGTGGCGGGCTTCCGGCAGATCCTCAAACCGCTGCTCGGCAAGATGCAGGACCGGCGCGGCGGACTGCCCGGCGGGGCGGTGCTGGGCGCGGTCGGCGGCAAGGTGACCGGCGTCGAGCTGGGGATGCTGCTGTCCTTCCTGGCCTCCCGGGTGCTCGGCCAGTACGAGACCTTCGCGCCCGCGACCCGCGAGCTGCCCGGCTCCCCGGGCGGCGGCCGGCTGCTGCTGGTGGCGCCCAACATCGTCCATGTGGAGCGCGAACTCGACGTGGCCCCGCACGACTTCCGGCTGTGGGTCTCGCTGCACGAGGAGACCCACCGCACCCAGTTCACCGCCGTGCCGTGGCTGCGCGACCACATCGAGTCCGAGATCCAGGCGTTCCTCGGCGAGACCGACGTGGACCCGGCCACCCTGCTGGAGCGGGTCCGCGAGGCCTTCCAGTCGCTGAGCGGCGGCGGCCGTCCCGGTGACGAGCGGGACGAGCCGGACGGGGGCGGCGCGCCCAGCATCATCGAGCTGGTCCAGACCCCGGCCCAGCGGGAGATCCTGGCCCGGCTGACCGCGGCGATGTCGCTGCTGGAGGGCCACGCCGACTACGTCATGGACGGGGTGGGACCGGAGGTCGTGCCGTCCGTCGCGGAGATCCGGGAGAAGTTCCAGAAGCGCCGGGCCAGCGGCGCGGGCCGGCTCGACCAGGCGCTGCGCAAGCTGCTGGGGCTCGACGCCAAGCTGCGGCAGTACCGTGACGGTGAGCGATTCGTCCGGGCCGTGGTGAACGAGGTCGGCATGGAGGGCTTCAACCGCGTCTGGACCTCGCCCAATACCCTCCCGACCAAGGCGGAGATCAGCAAACCCGCCGAGTGGGTCGCGCGGGTGCACCGTAAGGCGGAGTCCTAG
- the tilS gene encoding tRNA lysidine(34) synthetase TilS, whose amino-acid sequence MGPHPAVAAIRLAVRRVLHDVLVAHSAASSCSPSAASSPSTRSAPAPRGSAPRDDAPLVLAACSGGADSMALASALAFEAPRAGLRAGGVTVDHGLQQGSDVRAAEVADRMRALGLAPVEAIAVSVGRGGGPEAAARDARYAALDAAAERHGATAVLLGHTRDDQAETVLLGLARGSGTRSLSGMAWVSGADGRYRRPFLQLDRHTVREACLAQSLPVWDDPHNADPSYTRSRVRHEALPILEKALGKGVVEALARTAQLSRDDADALDAWAARAEADVMTTAPAAAGGAQAVHLDTVGLHGLPTAVRRRVLRRAAIAAGAPAGSLFARHIEEVDRLITGWRGQRAINLPGRVEVRREGGRLVIRQG is encoded by the coding sequence ATGGGTCCCCATCCAGCGGTCGCCGCGATACGCCTCGCGGTCCGCCGCGTCCTCCACGACGTCCTCGTCGCCCACTCGGCCGCGTCCTCCTGCTCGCCCTCCGCCGCCTCTTCGCCCTCGACGCGTTCGGCCCCCGCCCCCCGCGGCTCCGCCCCGCGCGACGACGCGCCCCTCGTGCTCGCCGCCTGCTCCGGCGGTGCCGACTCCATGGCGCTCGCCTCCGCCCTGGCCTTCGAGGCCCCACGGGCCGGCCTGCGCGCCGGCGGGGTCACCGTCGACCACGGCCTGCAGCAGGGCTCCGACGTCCGCGCCGCCGAGGTCGCCGACCGGATGCGGGCGCTGGGCCTGGCGCCGGTCGAGGCGATCGCCGTGTCCGTCGGCCGCGGTGGCGGCCCCGAGGCCGCCGCCCGGGACGCCCGCTACGCCGCGCTGGACGCCGCCGCCGAGCGCCACGGCGCCACCGCCGTGCTGCTCGGCCACACCCGTGACGACCAGGCCGAGACGGTTCTGCTGGGCCTCGCCCGCGGCTCCGGCACCCGCTCGCTGTCCGGGATGGCCTGGGTCTCCGGGGCCGACGGCCGCTACCGCCGCCCCTTCCTCCAGCTGGACCGGCACACGGTCCGCGAGGCGTGCCTGGCCCAGTCGCTGCCCGTCTGGGACGACCCGCACAACGCGGACCCCTCCTACACCCGCTCCCGGGTCCGCCACGAGGCGCTGCCCATCCTGGAGAAGGCGCTGGGCAAGGGCGTCGTCGAGGCGCTCGCCCGCACCGCCCAGCTCTCCCGTGACGACGCCGACGCACTCGACGCCTGGGCCGCCCGCGCCGAGGCCGATGTGATGACCACCGCACCGGCGGCGGCCGGTGGTGCGCAGGCCGTGCATCTCGACACCGTCGGCCTGCACGGACTGCCCACCGCCGTCCGCCGCCGGGTACTGCGCCGCGCCGCCATCGCCGCGGGCGCGCCGGCCGGTTCGCTCTTCGCCCGCCACATCGAAGAGGTGGACCGGCTGATCACCGGCTGGCGGGGGCAGCGGGCCATCAACCTCCCCGGCCGCGTCGAGGTCCGCCGTGAGGGTGGCAGACTGGTCATCCGGCAGGGCTGA